TACCAAGACCAAGACAACTTAGATAAAGCGGAAGATTATACCTACAAAGCACTTGCCATTGACCTGAAGCTTTTTGGTAAGAATCATCCTGAAGTGGCAATTTGTTACAATAACCTAGGACAAATCTGCAAAGATCAAGGCAATTTAGATAAAGCGAAAGATTATACCCACAACGCACTCGCAATTAACCTTAAGCTTTTCGGTGAAAATCATCCTGAAGTGGCAATTTGTTACAATAACCTAGGACAAATCTGCAAAGATCAAGGCAATTTAGATAAAGCGGAAGATTATACCCACAAAGCACTCGCTATCGATCTTAAGCTTTTTGGTAAGAATCATCCTGAGGTGGCAATTCGTTACAGTAACTTAGGACAAATCTACCAAGACCAAGGCAATTTAGATAAAGCGGAAGATTATACCCACAAAGCACTTGCCATTGATCTTAAGCTTTTTGGTGAAAATCATCCTGAAGTGGCAATTTGTTACAATAACCTAGGAGAAATCTGCAAAGATCAAGGCAATTTAGATAAAGCGGAAGATTATACCCACAACGCACTTGCCATTGAGCTTAAGCTTTTTGGTGAAAATCATCCTGGGGTGGCAATTCGTTACAATAACTTAGGACAAATCTGCAAAGATCAAGGCGAGTTTGGCAAGGCAGCTAAGTATATTCACAAGGCGTTGGCCATTAACTTTAGGTTGTTTGGCGAAAATAATCCCGAGGTGGCTATCAATTACAGCAACCTAGGGCAAATCTACCAAGACCAAGGCAATTTTGGTAAGGCAGCTGAGTATGCTGAGAAAGCACTTGCCATTAACCTTAAGCTTTTTGGTGAAAATCATCCTGAAGTGGCAATTTGTTACAATAACCTAGGACAAATCTGCAAAGATCAAGGCAATTTAGATAAAGCGGAAGATTATACCCACAAAGCACTTGCCATTGACCTTAAGCTTTTTGGTAAGAATCATCCTGAGGTGGCAATTCGTTACAGTAACTTAGGACAAATCTACCAAGACCAAGGCAATTTATATAAAGCGGAAGATTATACCCACAACGCACTCGCTATCGATCTTAAGCTTTTTGGTGAAAATCATCCTGGGGTGGCAATTCGTTACAATAACTTAGGACAAATCTGCAAAGATCAAGGCGAGTTTGGCAAGGCAGCTAAGTATATTCACAAGGCGTTGGCCATTAACTTTAGGTTGTTTGGCGAAAATAATCCCGAGGTGGCTATCAATTACAGCAACCTAGGGCAAATCTACCAAGACCAAGGCAATTTAGATAAGGCAGCTGAGTATTGCAATAAAGCCCTTGCCGTTCACCTTAACTTTTTTGGTAAAAATCATCCTTGAGTGGCAATTTATTATAGCAACCTCGGAGGAATCTACGGAGAGCAAGGCAAATTAGACAAGGCGGTTGAGTATAGCAACAAAGCACTTACCCTTGATATTAAGCTCTATAGTAAATACCATCCTATGGTGGCAATCGATTACAACAACTTAGCGCACTTCTACCAAGCACAGGGTAACTTAGGAAAGGCGGCTGAATATTGCAATAAAGCTCTTATCGTCACCCTTAAAATTTATGGTAAATATCACTCTACTGTAGCAGCCTGCTATGATAACTTCGGACAAATCTACCAAGACCAAGGCAATTTAGATAAAGCAGCAGATTATACTAACGAAGCACTCGCTATTGACCTTAAGCTTTTCGGCGAAAGCCATCCTGGGGTGGCAATTTATTACAGTAACCTTGGACAAATCTACCAAGAACAAGGGAATTTAGATAAGGCAGCTGAGCATGAACAAATAGCCCTCACGATTGCCCTTAAGCTTTTTGGTGAAAACCATCCTACAGTAGCAAGGAATTATAATAACCTAGGTTTAACTTATTTGTCCTAGACAGTACTTGACCTGACAAACATGA
The Neochlamydia sp. AcF84 DNA segment above includes these coding regions:
- a CDS encoding tetratricopeptide repeat protein, coding for QDQGNLDKAEDYTHKALAIDLKLFGENHPEVATCYNNLGQIYQDQDNLDKAEDYTYKALAIDLKLFGKNHPEVAICYNNLGQICKDQGNLDKAKDYTHNALAINLKLFGENHPEVAICYNNLGQICKDQGNLDKAEDYTHKALAIDLKLFGKNHPEVAIRYSNLGQIYQDQGNLDKAEDYTHKALAIDLKLFGENHPEVAICYNNLGEICKDQGNLDKAEDYTHNALAIELKLFGENHPGVAIRYNNLGQICKDQGEFGKAAKYIHKALAINFRLFGENNPEVAINYSNLGQIYQDQGNFGKAAEYAEKALAINLKLFGENHPEVAICYNNLGQICKDQGNLDKAEDYTHKALAIDLKLFGKNHPEVAIRYSNLGQIYQDQGNLYKAEDYTHNALAIDLKLFGENHPGVAIRYNNLGQICKDQGEFGKAAKYIHKALAINFRLFGENNPEVAINYSNLGQIYQDQGNLDKAAEYCNKALAVHLNFFGKNHP
- a CDS encoding tetratricopeptide repeat protein, with translation MAIYYSNLGGIYGEQGKLDKAVEYSNKALTLDIKLYSKYHPMVAIDYNNLAHFYQAQGNLGKAAEYCNKALIVTLKIYGKYHSTVAACYDNFGQIYQDQGNLDKAADYTNEALAIDLKLFGESHPGVAIYYSNLGQIYQEQGNLDKAAEHEQIALTIALKLFGENHPTVARNYNNLGLTYLS